A portion of the Staphylococcus felis genome contains these proteins:
- a CDS encoding transcriptional regulator, SarA/Rot family encodes MDNKQVLNVESIFYYESNRKKIISELKKQHSLKLNDILFLYHLKSTNSRRISLHKVKQSIDFSLMEIHKSLTTLTEKNIIGKERSTEDERKVFITIDDEQEKNMAELLKSFDSIQKNVLGSN; translated from the coding sequence ATGGATAATAAACAGGTACTGAACGTAGAATCTATTTTCTATTATGAATCTAATAGAAAAAAAATCATTAGCGAATTAAAAAAACAACATAGCCTCAAGCTCAATGACATTTTATTTTTATATCATCTTAAGAGTACAAATAGTCGACGCATCTCGTTACATAAAGTTAAGCAATCGATTGATTTCAGTCTAATGGAAATACATAAATCATTAACTACATTAACTGAAAAAAATATTATTGGCAAAGAACGATCAACTGAAGATGAGCGAAAAGTATTCATCACTATTGATGACGAACAAGAAAAAAATATGGCTGAATTGCTTAAAAGCTTTGATTCCATTCAAAAAAATGTTTTAGGCTCAAATTAA
- the hfq gene encoding RNA chaperone Hfq — protein MVENHNIQDKYLENFKNEEKEITVFLTNGFQLRGKIEDYDNIVIDFFSQGKHHLIYKHAISTFLEGTSNS, from the coding sequence ATGGTTGAGAATCATAACATTCAAGACAAATACTTAGAAAACTTTAAAAATGAGGAGAAAGAAATCACAGTATTTTTAACGAATGGATTTCAATTAAGAGGAAAAATAGAAGATTACGACAACATTGTTATTGACTTTTTTTCACAAGGAAAACATCATTTAATTTACAAACATGCGATTAGTACTTTCTTAGAAGGAACATCAAACTCTTAA
- a CDS encoding glutathione peroxidase, translating to MHLYDIEVTKADGTTYPLSDYKGQVLLIVNTASECGFTPQFEDLQALYESYHDQGFTILGFPCNQFGKQEPGTGLEAETNCKLNYGVTFPMHQKIDVNGDNAHPLFQYLKEHQTGMLGHQIKWNFTKFLVDREGHIVKRFAPQKSPSSISNKIEALL from the coding sequence ATGCATTTATATGATATCGAGGTTACTAAAGCTGACGGAACGACCTATCCGTTATCTGATTATAAAGGTCAAGTATTATTAATTGTGAATACTGCTAGTGAGTGTGGCTTCACGCCACAATTTGAAGATTTACAAGCATTATATGAATCTTATCACGATCAAGGATTTACCATCTTAGGCTTTCCTTGTAATCAATTTGGAAAACAAGAGCCCGGTACAGGACTAGAAGCTGAAACAAACTGTAAACTCAACTATGGTGTAACATTTCCAATGCATCAAAAAATCGATGTTAATGGTGATAATGCACATCCATTATTTCAGTACTTAAAAGAACATCAAACAGGCATGTTAGGACATCAAATTAAATGGAATTTTACTAAATTTTTAGTTGATCGTGAAGGACATATCGTAAAACGGTTTGCACCTCAAAAATCACCTTCAAGTATCAGCAATAAAATCGAAGCATTGCTCTAA
- the hflX gene encoding GTPase HflX, translating into MKKELHTTKEQRERAVLVGVDLLQSDYDFTSTMSELESLAQTCRLEVLGVFQQNKNQFDQKYYVGKGKLQEIKDFVDFNEIDVLIANDELTTAQSKNLNASLGIKVIDRTQLILEIFAMRAQSKEGQLQVEFAQLDYLLPRLMGHGKSLSRLGGGIGTRGPGETKLETDRRHIRTRMNEIKRKLKNVSAHRERYRQHREHNQVFQIAMIGYTNAGKSSWFNQLTDAKTYEKDQLFATLDPKTRKLKLSGGFELIISDTVGFIQKLPTTLIEAFKSTLEEAKQADLLLHVVDASNEEYKTQYDTVNQIVKELNMDNIPQVVIFNKRDLSSQSAPFTNVPSVFVSSRVDSDRDIVKQLLFEQIKKQLKYYETTLQSDESNQLYHLKQNTLIETLEFNENDETYVIKGYQK; encoded by the coding sequence ATGAAAAAAGAATTACATACGACAAAGGAGCAACGAGAAAGAGCGGTTCTTGTTGGTGTAGACTTACTTCAATCTGACTATGATTTTACAAGCACTATGAGCGAATTAGAATCGTTAGCACAAACATGTCGATTAGAAGTGCTCGGTGTCTTTCAACAAAATAAAAACCAATTTGATCAAAAATATTATGTAGGTAAAGGAAAGTTACAAGAGATTAAAGATTTTGTCGACTTCAATGAGATTGATGTTTTAATCGCAAATGATGAATTGACGACAGCACAATCTAAAAATTTAAATGCCTCATTAGGGATTAAGGTTATTGATCGAACACAGCTCATTCTTGAAATATTTGCAATGCGTGCACAAAGTAAAGAAGGCCAGCTTCAAGTAGAATTTGCACAACTTGATTACTTATTGCCGAGGTTAATGGGACATGGTAAAAGCTTGTCACGCCTAGGTGGTGGGATTGGTACAAGAGGACCTGGTGAAACCAAACTTGAAACAGATAGACGTCATATAAGAACGCGGATGAATGAAATTAAGCGAAAGCTCAAAAATGTAAGTGCACATAGAGAACGTTACCGTCAACATCGAGAGCACAACCAAGTTTTTCAAATTGCTATGATAGGTTATACAAATGCTGGAAAATCTTCATGGTTTAATCAATTAACTGATGCAAAAACATACGAAAAAGATCAACTCTTTGCCACTTTAGATCCTAAAACACGTAAACTAAAACTAAGTGGAGGATTTGAATTAATTATTTCAGATACAGTCGGTTTTATACAAAAATTACCAACTACATTAATAGAAGCATTTAAATCAACGTTAGAAGAGGCCAAACAAGCTGACTTACTTTTACACGTGGTTGATGCGAGTAACGAGGAATATAAAACGCAATATGATACAGTTAATCAAATTGTAAAAGAGTTGAACATGGATAACATTCCACAAGTTGTTATCTTTAATAAGAGAGATCTTAGTTCACAAAGTGCACCCTTCACTAATGTCCCATCAGTGTTCGTGTCATCGCGAGTAGATAGTGATAGAGATATTGTGAAGCAACTCTTATTTGAACAAATCAAAAAGCAACTCAAGTATTACGAAACGACACTTCAAAGTGACGAATCGAATCAATTGTATCATTTGAAGCAAAATACATTAATTGAAACGTTAGAATTCAATGAAAACGATGAAACGTATGTCATTAAAGGGTATCAAAAATAA
- a CDS encoding aminotransferase class I/II-fold pyridoxal phosphate-dependent enzyme → MEQLQQLIDEVEQTLDPYFKEIEKRAFENQARVLDAFHKVKITEADLVGSTGYGYDDFGRDHLEAVYAATFKAEDALVRSQIISGTHAITVALQSLLKPGDTLLYVTGSPYDTLLEVIGVNGNGIESLKEYGIHYRDVSLKEGHIDTDGVLQAIDESTKVIAIQRSKGYDQRPSISISEIELFIREIKSKYPNVIIFVDNCYGEFVETREPIEVGADVIAGSLIKNPGGGLAKMGGYIAGRQDLIERCGYRLTAPGIGKEAGASLNTLQEMYQGFFLSPHVVSQSLKGALFTSLLLERLNMQTSPKYDEPRTDLIQTVSFDTKEQMIDFCQSIQHASPINAHFSPQPSYMPGYEDDVIMAAGTFIQGSSIELSADGPIRPPYEAYIQGGLTYEHVKIAVIRAVEKLIDQGLVQL, encoded by the coding sequence ATGGAACAGTTACAGCAATTAATCGACGAAGTAGAACAAACATTAGACCCATATTTTAAAGAAATTGAAAAACGCGCATTTGAAAACCAAGCTCGTGTACTAGATGCATTTCATAAAGTCAAAATTACAGAGGCTGATTTAGTAGGATCAACTGGATATGGCTATGATGACTTTGGACGAGACCATTTAGAAGCAGTTTACGCTGCGACATTCAAAGCTGAAGATGCATTAGTAAGATCGCAGATAATTTCAGGAACACATGCTATCACAGTGGCATTACAAAGTCTTTTAAAACCCGGGGATACATTATTATACGTTACAGGGAGTCCATACGACACCTTACTAGAGGTAATAGGGGTCAATGGTAATGGGATTGAAAGTTTAAAAGAATACGGTATTCATTATCGTGATGTGTCGCTTAAAGAAGGGCATATTGATACTGATGGCGTGCTCCAAGCAATAGATGAGTCAACAAAGGTAATCGCCATTCAACGTTCAAAAGGATATGATCAAAGACCTTCAATTTCGATAAGCGAAATAGAATTATTTATTAGGGAAATCAAAAGTAAATATCCAAATGTCATTATTTTTGTAGATAATTGTTATGGAGAGTTTGTTGAAACACGTGAACCCATTGAAGTAGGGGCAGATGTCATAGCAGGATCATTAATTAAAAATCCTGGAGGCGGACTGGCTAAAATGGGTGGATATATCGCAGGACGTCAAGATCTAATTGAACGTTGTGGTTATCGTTTGACAGCACCAGGTATTGGAAAAGAAGCAGGAGCATCGCTAAATACATTACAAGAAATGTATCAAGGATTCTTTTTAAGCCCTCATGTTGTAAGTCAGAGTTTAAAAGGGGCACTGTTTACCAGTTTATTACTAGAACGACTCAATATGCAGACTTCACCAAAATATGATGAGCCGAGAACAGATTTAATACAAACAGTTTCATTTGATACCAAGGAACAAATGATTGACTTTTGTCAAAGTATACAACATGCTTCACCGATTAATGCACATTTTAGTCCACAACCGAGTTATATGCCAGGGTATGAAGATGATGTGATTATGGCTGCGGGTACATTTATACAAGGTTCGTCCATTGAGTTATCTGCAGATGGCCCCATTCGTCCACCGTATGAGGCTTACATTCAAGGTGGTTTAACGTATGAGCATGTTAAAATCGCTGTGATACGAGCAGTTGAAAAATTAATTGATCAAGGACTCGTCCAATTATAG
- the miaA gene encoding tRNA (adenosine(37)-N6)-dimethylallyltransferase MiaA, which translates to MKGNKPFLVVIVGPTASGKTELSIELAKQVDGEIISGDSMQVYRNMDIGTAKITSEEMEGIPHHLIDILEPDVSFSAYDFQRRAKVLIDEITSRGKVPIIVGGTGLYIQSVIYDYAFEKEQISKEHEARVAQQMEKFERYSNLELHQYLRTFDPQSSDDIHPNNRQRVLRAIEYYLKTKKILSNRKKSTQLTENYDTLLIGIEMSRDTLYDRINNRVDIMLSQGLLNEVQQLIELGYETCQSMQAIGYKELVPVVNGEMELDVAIEKLKQNSRRYAKRQLTWFKNQLNVHWLDREKMSLASMLSELTTRINKRSN; encoded by the coding sequence GTGAAAGGAAATAAACCTTTTTTAGTCGTCATTGTAGGACCTACAGCTAGTGGTAAAACAGAATTAAGTATTGAATTGGCAAAGCAAGTTGATGGTGAGATTATAAGCGGAGATTCTATGCAAGTATATAGAAATATGGATATAGGAACAGCTAAAATTACATCAGAAGAGATGGAAGGGATTCCTCATCATCTTATAGATATATTAGAGCCAGATGTATCTTTTTCTGCCTATGATTTTCAACGACGTGCAAAAGTTTTAATTGATGAGATTACATCTAGAGGCAAAGTACCTATTATTGTAGGAGGTACAGGCTTATACATTCAATCTGTCATTTATGATTATGCATTTGAAAAAGAGCAAATATCAAAAGAACACGAAGCTAGAGTTGCACAACAAATGGAGAAGTTTGAACGATATTCAAATCTTGAACTTCACCAATATTTAAGAACATTTGATCCACAATCAAGTGATGACATACATCCAAATAACCGTCAGCGAGTCTTGAGAGCGATTGAATACTATTTAAAGACAAAAAAAATTTTAAGTAATCGAAAGAAAAGTACCCAATTGACTGAAAATTATGATACATTATTAATAGGGATAGAAATGTCGCGCGATACATTGTATGACAGAATAAATAATCGCGTTGATATTATGTTGTCTCAAGGTTTATTGAATGAAGTGCAACAACTTATTGAATTAGGTTATGAAACGTGTCAAAGTATGCAAGCTATTGGTTACAAAGAACTTGTTCCCGTTGTAAATGGTGAAATGGAGCTTGATGTTGCTATCGAAAAACTCAAGCAAAATTCACGTCGTTATGCTAAACGCCAATTGACGTGGTTTAAAAATCAACTTAATGTTCATTGGTTAGATAGAGAGAAGATGTCACTTGCTTCAATGCTATCTGAGCTCACAACCCGAATAAATAAAAGGAGCAATTAA
- a CDS encoding tyrosine-type recombinase/integrase — protein MHYIDDQKNKKYISKSGFKTKAEAKRAAIEIENALNKGMQENKNYLLDEWLEYYLKTWRNDKLSQSTIEIEKFSKKRVMNFYGNIPIKKSHSFLKRALQRAVYDRLIYFNPCDGIELKHKDLSEPQKAQYLPKEQIKPFLEMVKKRDIHQCYMFRTMIETGIRVGEANALQWSDYNNKDKTLSITKSYDQKHDRWNTTKNKEHRTIYITDDLAKELTKLIYLQNANRIVNEDVYNENHDFIFCNAFGDPLPRSTTHNTMMHVTIR, from the coding sequence GTGCATTATATTGATGATCAAAAGAACAAAAAATATATAAGTAAAAGCGGGTTTAAAACAAAAGCGGAGGCAAAGCGTGCTGCTATCGAAATTGAAAATGCATTAAACAAAGGTATGCAAGAGAATAAAAATTACCTACTTGATGAATGGTTAGAATACTATTTGAAAACATGGCGCAATGATAAGTTAAGTCAAAGTACTATTGAGATTGAAAAATTTTCTAAAAAGCGTGTAATGAACTTTTATGGCAACATACCTATCAAAAAATCACATTCATTTTTAAAACGAGCGTTACAAAGAGCTGTGTACGATCGCTTAATTTATTTTAATCCGTGTGATGGTATAGAACTTAAACACAAAGATTTAAGTGAACCCCAAAAAGCGCAATACTTACCCAAAGAACAAATCAAACCATTTTTAGAGATGGTTAAGAAAAGAGACATTCATCAATGCTATATGTTTAGAACAATGATTGAAACTGGAATAAGAGTTGGTGAAGCGAATGCGCTGCAATGGTCTGACTACAACAATAAAGATAAAACGCTATCTATCACAAAGTCTTATGATCAAAAGCATGACAGATGGAATACAACGAAAAACAAAGAGCATAGAACGATATATATTACTGATGATTTAGCGAAAGAATTGACTAAATTGATATATCTTCAAAATGCGAATCGAATCGTTAATGAAGATGTTTATAATGAAAATCATGATTTCATATTCTGTAATGCATTTGGCGACCCGCTTCCACGCAGTACAACACATAATACTATGATGCATGTTACTATTAGGTAA
- a CDS encoding alpha/beta fold hydrolase — MGKSEIVKMAVSDGTMLETRVNQAHYEAVGIIHIFHGMAEHMDRYDQLAEALVNQGYHVVRHNHRGHGKEIDTIRGHFDSIVQVVQDAYEIQDTYHSQLGKHLPYIILGHSMGSIIARHYLQRHSDKVEGVILSGTGIYPIWKGYPTLFLLKIITLLFGKKRKLKWLNQLMIGQFNKSFKPLRTQSDWISSVEEQVDAYVNDPYSGFLVSNQLIYTVTQSMIQTARIQNIKSIHPSVPILLVAGKEDAFGHNGKGVRQLGQKFKQGGIHHITVQLYAYKRHEILFEKDYEYVWKHMLDWISRQIITKNKSE; from the coding sequence ATGGGAAAGAGTGAAATCGTGAAAATGGCTGTATCAGATGGAACAATGCTTGAAACGCGTGTTAATCAAGCACATTATGAAGCAGTAGGAATTATACATATTTTTCACGGTATGGCAGAACATATGGATCGTTATGATCAGCTTGCGGAAGCACTGGTCAATCAAGGTTATCATGTGGTACGTCACAATCATAGAGGGCATGGTAAAGAAATTGATACAATACGTGGTCACTTTGACTCGATTGTTCAAGTCGTTCAAGATGCCTATGAAATTCAAGACACTTATCATTCTCAACTGGGTAAGCATTTACCTTATATCATTTTAGGGCATTCAATGGGGTCAATCATTGCACGACATTATTTGCAAAGGCATTCTGATAAAGTAGAAGGTGTTATTTTATCAGGCACAGGCATATACCCAATTTGGAAAGGTTATCCTACATTATTTTTACTTAAAATAATCACGTTATTATTTGGTAAAAAGCGTAAACTCAAATGGCTAAATCAATTGATGATTGGGCAGTTTAATAAGTCTTTTAAACCGCTACGTACACAAAGTGATTGGATTAGTTCTGTTGAAGAACAAGTTGATGCATACGTCAATGATCCATATTCTGGGTTTCTCGTGTCTAATCAACTTATCTATACAGTCACGCAATCAATGATACAAACAGCACGTATCCAAAATATCAAATCTATTCATCCAAGTGTGCCGATTTTGTTAGTAGCAGGTAAAGAAGACGCTTTTGGTCATAATGGAAAAGGAGTACGTCAGCTCGGTCAAAAATTCAAGCAAGGTGGTATTCATCATATCACAGTGCAACTATACGCATATAAAAGACATGAAATTTTATTTGAAAAAGATTATGAGTATGTATGGAAACATATGTTAGACTGGATAAGTCGTCAAATTATAACAAAAAATAAAAGTGAGTGA
- a CDS encoding tyrosine-type recombinase/integrase, translating into MLLLGKENKLSIHKLRHTHATLLLESNVPMKVIQERLGHKTMAVTEQVYSHVTEKMNHKAKENFENFIKGSNIF; encoded by the coding sequence ATGTTACTATTAGGTAAAGAAAACAAGCTGAGCATTCACAAATTAAGGCATACACATGCGACTCTTTTATTAGAAAGTAATGTCCCTATGAAAGTCATTCAAGAACGACTCGGACATAAAACGATGGCAGTCACTGAACAAGTTTATAGTCATGTGACCGAAAAAATGAACCATAAAGCAAAAGAGAATTTCGAAAACTTTATTAAGGGTTCGAATATTTTTTAG
- a CDS encoding glycerol-3-phosphate dehydrogenase/oxidase translates to MSLSTLKRNSVKEKMQQGEYDVVIVGGGITGAGIALDASARGMKVALVEMQDFAQGTSSRSTKLVHGGLRYLKQFQVGVVAETGKERAIVYENGPHVTTPEWMLLPMHKGGTFGKFSTSIGLAMYDRLAGVKKSERKKMLSKKETTAKEPLVKQDGLKGGGYYVEYRTDDARLTIEVMKKAADQGADIINYAKVTNFLYDGKSKVNGVSVIDRLGNEQFEIRAKKVINASGPWVDEVRSADYSKNNKQLRLTKGVHVVIDQSKFPLRQAVYFDTKDDGRMIFAIPREGKAYVGTTDTFYNNEKSTPLVNQEDRDYLIDAINYMFPTVNVTDSDIESTWAGVRPLILEEGKDPSEISRKDEVWEGKSGLLTIAGGKLTGYRHMALEIVNLVEKRLKQEYKLKFKEVDTKHIPISGGDVGGSANFENFVNQKVKEAKSLNIDEKLAHYLANRYGSNVDKLFEIAQAAKHQNTGLPTDVYIELVYGVQNELVIKPTDFFIRRTGALYFDIDYVLKYKDTVSEVLADLIGYDEHTKDAYKAELEKAIQEARHGQHQPAEA, encoded by the coding sequence ATGAGTTTATCAACTTTAAAACGTAATTCAGTAAAAGAAAAAATGCAACAAGGTGAATATGATGTTGTGATTGTCGGAGGCGGTATTACTGGGGCGGGTATCGCACTTGATGCATCTGCACGTGGCATGAAAGTTGCTTTAGTGGAAATGCAAGACTTTGCACAAGGAACAAGTTCACGTTCGACTAAACTTGTGCACGGTGGTTTACGTTACTTGAAACAATTTCAAGTAGGTGTTGTGGCTGAAACAGGTAAAGAACGTGCTATCGTATATGAAAATGGACCACATGTTACGACACCAGAATGGATGTTACTACCAATGCACAAAGGTGGAACGTTTGGCAAGTTCTCTACATCAATCGGTTTAGCAATGTATGACCGACTTGCAGGTGTCAAAAAATCTGAACGTAAAAAAATGTTAAGTAAAAAAGAAACAACTGCAAAAGAACCACTTGTAAAACAAGACGGATTAAAAGGTGGCGGTTACTATGTAGAATACCGTACTGATGATGCACGTTTAACGATTGAAGTCATGAAAAAAGCAGCTGATCAAGGTGCAGATATTATCAATTATGCAAAAGTCACTAACTTTTTATACGATGGTAAATCAAAAGTCAACGGTGTCTCTGTTATTGATCGCTTAGGTAATGAGCAATTCGAAATCCGTGCTAAAAAAGTCATCAATGCTTCAGGCCCATGGGTAGATGAAGTGCGCAGTGCAGATTATTCTAAAAATAACAAGCAATTACGTTTAACTAAAGGGGTTCATGTCGTTATTGATCAATCTAAATTCCCGTTACGACAAGCAGTCTATTTTGATACTAAAGATGATGGTCGTATGATTTTTGCTATACCAAGAGAAGGTAAAGCATATGTTGGAACGACAGATACATTTTATAATAATGAAAAATCAACACCATTAGTAAACCAAGAAGATCGTGATTATCTTATTGACGCAATTAATTATATGTTCCCGACTGTCAATGTTACAGATAGTGATATTGAGTCTACTTGGGCTGGTGTTCGTCCATTAATCCTTGAAGAGGGAAAAGATCCATCTGAAATCTCAAGAAAAGATGAAGTTTGGGAAGGAAAATCAGGTCTACTTACTATTGCAGGTGGTAAGTTAACAGGTTATCGTCATATGGCGTTAGAAATTGTAAACTTAGTAGAAAAACGTTTAAAACAAGAATACAAACTTAAATTTAAAGAAGTTGACACTAAACATATCCCAATTTCTGGTGGTGATGTAGGCGGTAGCGCAAACTTCGAAAACTTTGTAAATCAAAAAGTGAAAGAAGCAAAATCATTAAATATTGATGAGAAATTAGCACATTATTTAGCTAATCGTTATGGTTCAAACGTAGACAAATTATTTGAAATAGCACAAGCTGCTAAACATCAAAATACTGGATTGCCAACAGACGTATACATTGAGCTCGTATATGGCGTTCAAAATGAATTAGTCATTAAACCTACTGATTTCTTTATTAGACGAACAGGTGCCCTTTATTTTGATATTGATTATGTGTTGAAATATAAAGACACAGTTTCTGAAGTACTGGCTGATTTGATTGGCTATGATGAGCATACGAAAGATGCTTATAAAGCAGAACTTGAAAAAGCAATTCAAGAAGCTAGACATGGGCAACATCAACCAGCAGAAGCATAA
- a CDS encoding MerR family transcriptional regulator, translated as MDNDKIRRNMPVFPMSVVSKLSELTPRQIRYYETHKLITPARTEGNKRLFSLNDLENLLSIKHLLEKGFNMKGIKQIMIKDETKAFNDEATQLRKQMLVDTTQKPQHESIPLNRGDLSRFFK; from the coding sequence ATGGATAACGATAAAATTCGACGTAACATGCCTGTATTTCCAATGAGTGTTGTTAGCAAGTTATCAGAACTTACACCAAGACAAATTCGTTACTATGAAACACATAAATTGATAACACCAGCTAGAACGGAAGGCAACAAAAGATTGTTTTCCTTAAATGACTTAGAGAACTTACTTTCAATTAAACATCTTCTTGAAAAGGGATTTAATATGAAAGGCATTAAACAGATTATGATAAAAGATGAAACGAAAGCATTTAACGATGAAGCAACGCAATTAAGAAAACAGATGTTAGTTGATACGACTCAGAAACCTCAACATGAATCGATACCTTTGAATCGTGGAGACTTATCACGTTTTTTTAAATAA
- the nucI gene encoding thermonuclease NucI: protein MKRFTTVVIVLTVALIVLIFQYINGNGPFKVDDQVIEEETFLVKRVIDGDTIVIDKNGEDEKVRLIGVDTPETVKPNTPVQPYGKAASDYTKKHLTNQHVRLEYDREEKDRYGRTLAYVWLGNDMFNVMLAEEGLARAKFYPPNDKYRILIEQAQKKAQKQQLNIWER from the coding sequence ATGAAAAGATTTACTACTGTTGTTATAGTTCTGACTGTAGCGTTAATCGTATTGATATTTCAATATATTAACGGTAATGGTCCATTTAAAGTTGATGATCAAGTCATTGAAGAAGAAACATTTTTAGTCAAAAGAGTGATTGATGGAGATACCATTGTCATTGATAAAAATGGAGAAGATGAGAAAGTTCGTTTAATTGGTGTCGATACTCCAGAAACTGTAAAGCCGAATACGCCTGTGCAACCGTATGGAAAAGCAGCATCAGATTACACCAAGAAACATTTAACGAACCAACACGTTAGATTAGAATATGATCGTGAGGAAAAGGATCGTTATGGTCGTACACTAGCATATGTTTGGCTAGGAAATGACATGTTTAATGTGATGTTGGCAGAAGAAGGTTTAGCACGTGCCAAATTTTACCCGCCAAATGATAAATATCGAATTTTAATAGAACAAGCACAAAAAAAAGCACAAAAACAGCAACTCAATATTTGGGAGCGTTAA
- the glnA gene encoding type I glutamate--ammonia ligase, which yields MPKQKFNKDDIRRFAKEENVRYLRLQFSDILGTIKNVEVPVSQLEKVLDNEMMFDGSSIEGFVRIEESDMYLYPDLDTWVIFPWTAGQGKVARLICDVYTTDHEPFKGDPRSNLKRVLKKMEDMGYTDFNLGPEPEFFLFKLDEKGEPTMELNDHGGYFDLAPTDLGENCRRDIVLELEDMGFDIEASHHEVAPGQHEIDFKYADAITACDNIQTFKLVVKTIARKHNLHATFMPKPLFGVNGSGMHFNVSLFKGKENAFYDENGEMQLTKDAYHFIAGCMKNARGYTAVCNPLVNSYKRLVPGYEAPSYIAWSGKNRSPLVRVPTSRGLSTRVEIRSVDPAANPYMALAAILEAGLDGIKNKIEVPKPVNQNIYEMNREEREAVGIEDLPSTLYTALKAMRENPTIKSALGDHIYNQFINSKSIEWDYYRTQVSKWEIEQYMKQY from the coding sequence ATGCCAAAACAAAAGTTCAATAAAGACGATATTAGACGCTTTGCTAAAGAAGAAAATGTAAGATACCTTCGTTTACAGTTTTCTGATATTTTAGGAACAATCAAAAATGTTGAAGTACCAGTAAGCCAACTTGAAAAAGTATTAGATAATGAAATGATGTTTGACGGATCATCAATTGAAGGATTTGTGCGTATTGAAGAGTCAGATATGTACTTATATCCTGACCTAGATACTTGGGTTATCTTTCCATGGACAGCAGGACAAGGTAAAGTTGCCCGTTTAATTTGTGATGTCTATACGACAGATCATGAACCATTTAAAGGTGATCCACGTAGTAACTTAAAACGTGTGTTAAAGAAGATGGAAGATATGGGTTACACTGATTTTAACCTTGGACCAGAACCGGAATTTTTCCTATTCAAGTTAGACGAAAAAGGCGAGCCAACAATGGAGCTTAACGACCACGGTGGTTACTTTGATTTAGCGCCTACAGATTTAGGTGAAAATTGTCGTCGAGATATCGTACTAGAATTAGAGGATATGGGCTTTGATATTGAAGCGTCACACCATGAAGTTGCACCAGGTCAGCATGAGATTGACTTTAAGTATGCAGATGCTATTACAGCATGTGATAATATCCAAACGTTCAAATTAGTAGTTAAAACAATTGCACGTAAACATAACTTACATGCAACATTTATGCCAAAACCATTATTTGGTGTGAACGGAAGCGGTATGCACTTTAACGTTTCATTATTTAAAGGAAAAGAAAATGCTTTTTATGATGAAAACGGTGAAATGCAATTAACAAAAGATGCATATCATTTTATCGCGGGTTGTATGAAAAATGCCCGTGGCTACACAGCAGTATGTAATCCACTCGTTAACTCATACAAACGATTAGTTCCAGGATATGAGGCACCAAGCTATATTGCATGGAGTGGTAAAAACCGCTCACCATTAGTACGTGTCCCAACATCACGCGGTTTATCTACTCGAGTTGAAATTCGTTCGGTTGATCCAGCAGCCAACCCTTACATGGCATTAGCAGCAATTTTAGAAGCCGGATTAGACGGTATCAAAAATAAAATAGAAGTACCAAAACCAGTCAATCAAAACATTTATGAAATGAATCGTGAAGAGCGTGAGGCAGTTGGTATTGAGGATCTACCATCTACTTTATACACAGCATTAAAAGCAATGCGCGAGAACCCAACAATTAAATCTGCTTTAGGTGACCATATCTATAATCAATTTATTAATTCGAAATCAATCGAATGGGATTACTACCGCACGCAAGTGTCGAAATGGGAAATTGAGCAGTATATGAAACAGTATTAA